The segment cagagacggaggagagaaggaggcagagacgggggagagaaggaggccgagacggaggagagaaggaggcagagacggaggagagaaggaggcagagacgggggagagaaggaggcagagacgggggagagaaggaggcagagacggaggagagaaggaggcagagacggaggagagaaggaggcagagacggaggagagaaggaggcagagacgggggagagaaggaggcagagacggaggagagaaggaagcagagacggaggagagagggaggcagagacggggggagagaaggaggcagagacgggggagagaaggaggcagagacggaggagagaaggaggcagagacggaggagagaaggaggcagagacggggggagagaaggaggcagagacggaggagagaaggaggcagagacggaggagagaaggaggcagagacggaggagagaaggaggcagagacagaggagagaaggaggcagagacggaggagagaaggaggcagaaacggggggagagaaggaggcagagacgggggagagaaggaggcagagacgggggagagaaggaggcagagacggaggagagaaggaggcagagacggaggagagagggaggcagagacggggggagagaaggaggcagagacggaggagagaaggaggcagagacggaggagagaaggaggcagagacggaggagagaaggaggcagagacggggggagagaaggaggcagagacggaggagagagggaggcagagacggggggagagaaggaggcagagacggaggagagaaggaggcagagacggaggagagagggaggcagagacggggggagagaaggaggcagagacggaggagagaaggaggcagagacggaggagagaaggaggcagagacggaggagagaaggaggcagagacagaggagagaaggaggcagagacgggggagagaaggaggcagagacggaggagagagggaggcagagacggaggagagagggaggcagagacggaggagagaaggaggcagaaacggggggagagaaggaggcagagacgggggagagaaggaggcagagacgggggagagaaggaggcatcATAGAGGAGTTAAGTAAGAGAtggggagcagaagagaggaatTAGAGAAGAGGAAAGACTTGTTTCTTTGGTTTCTGTTCCACATAAAAGATATCAGATTTGCATCTAGAAAGTCTTTGGATATGTGCATGTAATGCCTCAAGAATTACTGTAAACATTTAtaatggtgttggtgttgttcttCTGTGGTTACCTCCAGTCTACTGAACCTCTCAGCCTTATAACAGATCTCTGCATTGATAAGCTTGGTCAAAAGGAACTCTCTCAATAGGGAGCTCTGGAAGATAGGCCAACAGAGACACACTAAGTATGCATCATGGTCTTTTACCATGTCACCAAGTTCAGATGTGAATTCTACTCACCTCTGTGAATATGAGAggatcagggagggagggaccaaAGGGAGGTACATCCTCTCTGGCTGTGACTGACACCTGCAACAGACCACTTCCAGGTTTGAAAAAGGCTTTCCATTCCAATAAAAATACCTACAGTGATAAGAGATCAATGTGTCTCTCATTTTGTTTTATCTTCTTACCTggaacacccctcctcctcctgcctcctccccctcatcccccACTCCCTTCCTCACCCTCCTGACCACTAGGAAACAGTGCAGGAAGTGTGAGCTGATGACATCAGACAGAAAAGTGGTGTGGCCTTCCTGGTAAACAACAGCAACGATGTCGTTGCCTATGTGTCTCTTCCTCTGTAGCTGTAAGGAGTAATGAGCAGAGGGTAAGAGGGAGCCACTGGAGCTGGGTTGAAGTGATTGACTGTGGGTGAGGATGATTTGGTGTCGTTATTCAGGCTAACCTGTTGTGTATCGCCCTCTGTGACGGGCAGTTTGGTGGACACATGGAACATGATCTCTCTGCTGTGGAAGGAAGTGAAGACCGCATCACTTCCTGTCTGGCCGTGACACACGTCCAAACCTCCTCTAAAcctggaagagagggagggggagagagaatgggggagagaaagagggaagaggcaGTCGGGGAGAGGGAGTGACAGTAAGCTGCTGGTATCTTCTTATTCATCTCTTCCTGTTAAAATGTCATATTTCTGTAATTTCTCCATAAGGCTATGCCAAAATGTCGGTTACTGTACATTACCCAGTGAACCCTTGAAGTGCGACTGTAGCTCCCAAAATAGAGAGGAATTCTTGAAACTCTTCACTTTCCTCATTGTTACAGAGTATGTCCTCCTCTGTCAACTGTAAAAGATAGAGAGAAAATATGAGAGGTAATGTACAGTAGACTAGTGCTACTATTTAATGCGTCCAAGCTTCTGCCTGCATTCCAGTTATttacctgtccctctctctgataCAAGACACCAAACTTGAAATTCGAAGACACTCTGTGTTCATCAAATGCTGTTATAAGATCTGGTGCctgaaagacagagaggggaagagagaaagaaagaaagaaagaaagaaagaaagaagcaaagagagggagagagggagggagagacagagagataaaggggaaggagagggcACACATTTTTGTCAAAATGGTCTCAGGGTTTAGAGGTCATTTGAAGAGTACATTCTGTGTAACATGAAGGCCTAAAGCATTTGGGAATGTGTACAGTGAAAAAGAAGTACCTTGAGGTAACTGACCACATCAAATCTGGGCACAGTCACACTGTCGCATAGCATCTGAAAAGGACATGGTCAGTTTGGGTTTTTTCAATGATGGTAAATGTTTTCAGTAAAAGTACAATAAAGGTTCATCTAGAATACACACGTCTGTTGGAGAGACTAGTAATGGTACCTTGGCCAGCTCCACAGCAGACGGGATGTTTgggaacagagacacagagaaaaccCCATGCATAGAGCATTCCCTCATTCTGGAAAGGAAAGACAGACGTAATAACCGTTGCTCATGGAATTCACCAGGGTGTTTCATTACATTAATTGAATCATTTCCATTCTTTCTGATACAACCTCAGTATTACTCTCAgcctcttctcttcttcctccaaacagacagagagaaggaggggtccCAGGGAGGGGTCCACTGCTGTGAACGAGTGATGATACTGACATAGGAGAGAAAGTCACACAGCTACTATGTATGTATTTCATCATCTTGGATCATAGTCCATCTCTACCATCAAATGGAACAGAATAAGAGTAGTCCTATGGGCGGTACTCTACTAACTCGTGAGCGAAGAACTCCTGGTAGTATGTggcctcgctgtctctctccatgATGTCATAGGTCTCTGGGTCTAGTCCGTAATGAGAGGATGTCGGACTGGTCTCAGCAAACTTCTGTAGCGGGGGGTCTATCCAGTAACCACCCAGCTTTGGAGGCAGGATCAGAGGAAGGTCACGACCTATCTTCAAAAGCTGAGACTTTCAAAAGGGTGAGATGATAATTAAAAAGTCTGGTGTATCCAATTAAATGTAGATCTAGTAGTATCCATAGGATGATGGTTGCATCAGCATACCTAATAATGAGTTTTATGTATGCTGGTATGAGTGTTACAActattgtgacatcagtgtttaAGGGAACAAAAATGTCTGTATCGTTGATAATATTGAAAGGTcattgtcaacacacacacacgtgtgcacacaGATCTTGACATGATATTTTAGGAGAAAGACTCACCCTCAAAGGCAGAGGGAATTCACAGCGCTGTTCATCTAGCCTGCTGCTCTGATGAAGGAGAGGGAAGGTAAcaatgactgactgattgactaacTGGAGAGAGAACTGTTGTACACACAGAGACTACAGAAAACAGAGAGGGAATGGTGCTGTACACTCACCTACAACTTCTCAATGATCTCAAACAGCTCTGTCACCTTACATggaaaacacagacagacagacagtcagacagaaagagagacagacagacagacagacagacagacagacagacagacagacagacagacagtcagacagtcagacagacagacagacagacagacagacagacagacagacagacagacagacagacagacaggaggttcagggagaaacaggaagagaaagagaaacaacGTTAGACAAACACAGATGCAGGGAGACTAAATTAGTGATGATGTGATCAACAATTGCAAAAAGGATATGATGAAAGACACATTATCACAATTAAGTCATTTTACCTTCTGGTTGCTGCTAGTAGAGAGTAACGGTTTGGTCTCGCTGGTAGGGGAGTCCAAAATATCCAGAATGCTGTGCTCTAAAGGTTCTGGTCTGCTGCAACAGGTGGAATGACAGAGCAAAGAAATGCAACCATCACCTTTCCCATTCATCAACTGCAAGTGTATTAAGCTCTAAATCCATTGTAAAATGACCAGCAAGAAATAAACCACATCTAATGTGGATAAAGGTAAATAAAGGTATTTTTAAGTTTTTCTCACCTAGTCTCATTTTCACATATGAACTTGTCCACAATGTGAATAGGGAAAGTGGTAACTCCTTAGACAATTTGCCACATGACATTAAGGACTACTTCTATGGACAACTATTTCAAGATCTTATTCAGATTCTGACACAAGAATCAAAGCATTTTAATTTGTTCTCAATACTTTGACTGTTACTCACTCTCCATATGCCCCAAAAGTGAAACTTCTCTTTCTGGAGAAGAACTTCTCATTtctgctgtctctctccatcGTTCTGTGTGGGTGTTAGTGCTTGTGAGTGCCAGTCAATTGCTTTAAACTCAGCAAAACAGCTGAGTCTCCCAATACAGATGGCGCTCTCCGCAAGGAGCTGAGATGTAGAGTTTGAAATCTTACACCTCATTTGCATAGGGTGTGAGGTGTCACATTTTTTTGTCCTATCCAGACAAAGGATCTATTCCTCTGGCTGTGAGCATAGGAGCCCCACTTGCTATAGAGCCGGGCTCTCCAATCAATGAAGCTCAAGATTCTCAAATGGAGATAACGTTTGCGGTATTTAGTTTTAGCTATGTTGAATGAACAGATTGCTATATTCTATATGAAAACCCTTCAGTTGGCATGCTGAATGATATTTCCCCAGTTTGACTGATAAATAAAATGTATCAGGAACATTTTATACATGTAGTTGTATTCATGAACATCGAAGGGAAGAAGTCTGAATTTGCTCTATCTAGTTCTGTTTATCCACCACACATATTTATTTGGATGGAGACCAAAGTTCACAACTGGTTCCATAGTGGCGACATTCTTATTGATTTCAAGGAGCTGCAAACACAACTCATGGTAACCTTGCAGAATCATCCGTATCAGTGAGCTGTTGTGAAGCTCCTTCTAAGAATCGCTCTTACAAAAAAAATGTCATATTTGCATTTTCACATTTGAAATAGCTGCTTTCACATGTTGAGCTGAAATTTTCACGTGAAACCATATGTTCACATGTATTACATTTTAAGatcacatgttaacaccacct is part of the Salvelinus fontinalis isolate EN_2023a chromosome 6, ASM2944872v1, whole genome shotgun sequence genome and harbors:
- the LOC129856812 gene encoding rap1 GTPase-activating protein 1-like; the protein is MRECSMHGVFSVSLFPNIPSAVELAKMLCDSVTVPRFDVVSYLKAPDLITAFDEHRVSSNFKFGVLYQREGQLTEEDILCNNEESEEFQEFLSILGATVALQGFTGFRGGLDVCHGQTGSDAVFTSFHSREIMFHVSTKLPVTEGDTQQLQRKRHIGNDIVAVVYQEGHTTFLSDVISSHFLHCFLVVRRVRKGVGDEGEEAGGGGVFQR